A genomic stretch from Algoriphagus halophilus includes:
- a CDS encoding ABC transporter permease, with protein MLKNYFKIAFRNILRNRLRMAIHVLGLSIGVSICFLVFNVVWYANSFDNFHPKAENIYRISTVTDFGGGEVYPNSGTPMPLGEVIEDEISGIDQKARFYTTYQTNVVVQSPEKDFGRTNQVILASPGYLEIFKREWLAGDAKNALEEPYSVVLTASSAEKYFPDMSFNEVLGKEILYTETDTMYTKVTGVVKDFTEHTDFIFTDFISFSTISMSSNKNRYALEQWDNVNSSSQLYIKTLDGVTESSVNEGLEAIVAKNLGDQEDAETSFFAEPLKEVHFGQTYDGNSVSKTFLNGLLVIGAIILILACLNFVNLETAQAIGRAKEVGIRKTLGGNKFQLIVQFLAETYLIVLTATIISFLLVQILLRSYESYLPNGISVDFLSVENMLFIIGFTLVLTLVSGIYPSLVLVSYQPQRALKGEVKQSHKFSLGVFLRKNLTVLQFASSIAFIILVSVISFQLKYVSSQPLGFNSQAILYSSLPYRGGQDKFELLRERLNQLSYVEGTSLSGDLVSSTSLWTSDAQYQLDTAELDFFVQIKNMDSAFVEVNGLELLAGRTSQNREGEVLVNEVFMNQVLVENPLELVGQKMKFSGEERTIVGVVKNFHSRTLREEIRPILMIYQPETFRAINVKLQDHINLAEAKLGLEKVYQEVIGSENQTFKFLDEEIGRFYQEDLKIRNVLGLACGLAILISCLGLFGLSSFTIAQRTKEISIRKVLGASILQILGLISKEYVLLVMVSFALAVYPAYYFLNDWLNGFQYRVEMPYFIYMISGLGVLVICLIIVGLHSFTAAQTNPANVLKDE; from the coding sequence ATGTTGAAGAACTACTTCAAAATCGCCTTTAGAAATATCCTTAGAAATAGGTTGAGGATGGCAATTCATGTCCTTGGCCTATCCATAGGAGTTTCAATTTGTTTTCTGGTGTTCAATGTGGTTTGGTATGCCAATAGCTTTGATAATTTTCATCCCAAAGCAGAAAATATTTATAGGATTTCTACTGTCACAGACTTTGGTGGAGGAGAAGTCTATCCCAATTCGGGGACTCCTATGCCATTAGGAGAGGTGATTGAAGATGAAATTTCAGGCATTGATCAAAAGGCGAGGTTCTATACTACTTACCAGACCAACGTAGTGGTACAGTCACCAGAGAAAGATTTTGGAAGAACAAATCAAGTGATTCTGGCAAGTCCTGGTTATTTGGAGATTTTTAAGAGAGAATGGTTGGCTGGGGATGCTAAAAATGCCTTGGAAGAGCCTTACTCAGTGGTTTTGACCGCCTCTTCTGCAGAAAAATATTTTCCAGATATGTCTTTTAATGAGGTATTAGGGAAAGAGATTCTCTACACCGAAACAGACACCATGTACACCAAGGTAACAGGTGTGGTTAAGGACTTTACAGAGCACACTGACTTTATATTCACAGATTTTATTTCCTTTTCTACGATATCCATGTCCTCCAACAAAAACCGATATGCTTTGGAGCAATGGGATAATGTGAATTCAAGCAGCCAGCTTTATATTAAAACGTTGGATGGAGTTACTGAAAGTAGTGTCAATGAAGGGTTAGAGGCGATTGTAGCCAAAAATCTAGGCGATCAAGAAGATGCTGAGACCAGTTTTTTTGCGGAGCCTTTGAAAGAGGTCCATTTTGGACAGACCTACGATGGTAATTCTGTTTCAAAAACCTTCCTAAATGGATTGTTGGTGATTGGAGCGATCATTTTAATATTGGCTTGTTTGAATTTTGTGAATCTTGAAACCGCCCAGGCAATTGGCAGAGCGAAAGAAGTGGGGATTCGCAAAACTTTAGGGGGGAATAAATTCCAGTTGATCGTTCAATTCCTGGCTGAAACCTATCTGATTGTACTGACAGCTACCATTATTTCCTTTTTACTGGTTCAGATTTTATTGCGTTCATATGAATCCTATCTTCCCAATGGGATTTCAGTTGACTTTTTATCTGTTGAAAACATGCTATTTATCATAGGGTTTACCTTGGTTTTGACCTTGGTTTCCGGAATATATCCATCCTTGGTTTTGGTCAGCTATCAACCTCAACGAGCTCTAAAAGGGGAGGTGAAACAATCCCATAAATTCTCTTTGGGAGTCTTTCTGAGAAAGAACCTGACTGTGTTACAATTTGCTAGTTCGATCGCATTTATAATTCTTGTTTCAGTGATTTCTTTTCAGCTTAAATACGTATCCAGTCAGCCCCTAGGGTTTAATAGTCAGGCCATCTTATATTCTTCTTTACCTTATAGAGGAGGGCAGGATAAATTCGAATTGCTGAGGGAAAGATTGAATCAATTGAGTTATGTAGAAGGGACAAGCCTTAGTGGAGACTTGGTTTCTTCTACCAGTTTATGGACTTCCGATGCCCAGTATCAATTAGATACAGCCGAGCTGGATTTCTTTGTACAGATAAAAAATATGGATTCTGCTTTTGTGGAAGTAAACGGGTTGGAGTTATTGGCAGGTCGAACGAGTCAAAATAGAGAGGGTGAGGTGTTGGTGAATGAGGTGTTTATGAATCAGGTGCTTGTTGAAAACCCCTTAGAGCTTGTAGGACAAAAGATGAAGTTTTCTGGAGAAGAGAGAACCATTGTTGGGGTGGTGAAAAATTTTCATTCAAGAACGTTAAGGGAAGAGATTAGGCCTATTCTGATGATTTATCAACCTGAAACGTTTAGGGCGATCAATGTCAAGCTTCAGGATCATATCAATTTGGCGGAGGCTAAATTGGGACTGGAAAAAGTGTATCAAGAAGTCATAGGGTCAGAAAATCAGACCTTTAAATTTTTAGATGAAGAGATTGGTAGATTTTATCAGGAAGACTTGAAAATCCGGAATGTATTGGGCTTAGCCTGTGGTCTGGCAATATTAATCTCGTGTTTGGGTTTATTTGGACTTTCTTCTTTCACCATTGCACAGCGAACCAAAGAAATCAGTATTAGAAAAGTGTTAGGGGCAAGTATCCTTCAGATTTTAGGATTGATCTCCAAGGAATATGTGCTCTTGGTGATGGTTTCCTTTGCGTTAGCCGTTTATCCTGCATATTACTTTTTAAATGATTGGCTCAATGGATTTCAATACCGAGTAGAGATGCCTTATTTCATATATATGATTTCTGGCTTGGGTGTATTGGTTATTTGTTTGATCATAGTGGGGCTTCATTCCTTTACTGCTGCCCAAACCAACCCTGCCAATGTATTGAAAGATGAGTAA
- a CDS encoding ABC transporter permease, with protein sequence MIKNYFKIAWRNILRNKLRTIIHILGLSIGISICFLIFNVVVHSYSFDNFHPDGDRIVRITTKSSYGNMEYSNPGVPFPLAEVIDQDITGIEEKAHAHLFKRTMVRIPETNENLGRRNGALLVSNSFFRIFPREWVVGKMEQALEKPNSVVLSEETAKVYFPNLPAEEILGKEIVYFNQDTISATVTGIVKPYTENSDLDFTDFISITSLNVLPDNSRFNMERWDAFTSDSQLFVKLAEGVSPEHLEAAFPEMIKKYLGDEDEEYRQHFAQPLSELHFSDALGNEPANKLILNGLVILGLIILVLACLNFINLETAQAINRSKEVGIRKTLGGSKGQLTNQFLAETLVIVLIATCISGVFTEMLRSVSTSYLPENFELNFFSLSNLVFLIGFSLLLTLVAGLYPALVLGNYDPQRALKGERQGVTGKFSFGVFLRKNLTVVQFTCSIAFVIMVLVVNSQLRFLSRQEMGFDKEAVLFIATPFMESSSRIDVLKERLLQKSYIAGVSQSDALVSSNSYNISGINLVVDTTKMEIDIQTKNIDSSFVAVNTLELVAGENMNNQVDHVLVNEALVRELGLENPEEVLGLMFNYNGQNRVIKGVVKDFHALNLRSKISPLVMFYMPEYSPIINVKLEKGTDISVAKSEMDELFKGVYPLESSEFNFLDETVAEFYKDDQMLRNVMGFASGLAILISCLGLFGLSSFTIAQRTKEIGIRKVLGATIAQVLVLISKEYVWLIGISFVMASGIAWFFSSEFLNTYAFKIGMPYELFALSGLFILSICLLIVGLHAYNATQANPSEVLKDE encoded by the coding sequence ATGATTAAAAATTATTTCAAAATAGCATGGAGAAATATTCTCAGAAATAAGCTGAGGACCATAATTCATATTCTGGGTTTATCAATCGGGATTTCTATTTGTTTCCTAATTTTCAATGTGGTGGTCCATTCCTACAGCTTTGATAACTTCCATCCAGATGGAGATCGAATAGTTAGAATTACAACAAAGTCATCCTATGGAAATATGGAGTATAGTAATCCGGGAGTTCCATTTCCTTTGGCTGAAGTCATTGATCAGGATATAACAGGAATTGAGGAAAAAGCCCATGCCCATTTATTTAAAAGGACCATGGTCAGAATTCCGGAAACCAACGAAAACTTAGGTAGAAGAAATGGAGCTTTATTGGTTTCCAATTCCTTCTTCAGGATATTTCCCAGAGAATGGGTAGTTGGTAAAATGGAACAGGCATTGGAAAAGCCAAATTCGGTGGTGCTTTCGGAAGAAACTGCCAAGGTCTATTTTCCAAATTTGCCTGCGGAGGAAATATTAGGGAAAGAAATAGTTTATTTCAACCAGGATACAATTTCAGCTACAGTTACAGGCATCGTGAAGCCCTACACCGAAAACTCAGATCTTGATTTTACGGATTTTATCTCGATCACCAGTTTAAATGTCCTTCCAGACAATTCCAGATTCAATATGGAACGTTGGGATGCCTTTACTTCAGATTCTCAATTGTTTGTCAAGTTGGCAGAGGGGGTAAGTCCAGAGCACCTGGAAGCAGCATTTCCGGAGATGATTAAAAAGTATTTAGGAGATGAGGATGAAGAGTATAGACAACATTTTGCTCAGCCTTTATCCGAACTTCATTTTTCTGATGCATTAGGAAACGAGCCTGCAAACAAATTGATACTCAATGGACTGGTTATTTTGGGATTGATTATTTTGGTTTTAGCCTGCCTGAATTTCATCAACCTAGAAACCGCTCAGGCCATCAACAGATCCAAGGAGGTAGGAATCCGGAAAACTTTAGGTGGGAGTAAAGGACAGCTAACGAATCAATTTTTGGCAGAGACGCTAGTGATTGTTTTGATTGCCACTTGTATTTCAGGAGTTTTCACTGAAATGTTAAGGTCAGTTTCAACGTCATACTTGCCTGAAAATTTTGAGCTGAATTTCTTTTCCCTTAGCAATTTAGTTTTCTTGATCGGGTTTTCCCTGTTGTTGACCTTGGTAGCGGGGCTATATCCAGCCTTAGTTCTTGGAAATTATGATCCTCAAAGAGCCTTAAAAGGGGAGCGGCAAGGAGTCACTGGAAAATTTTCTTTTGGGGTATTTCTCCGAAAAAATTTAACGGTGGTGCAATTTACCTGTTCCATTGCTTTTGTCATTATGGTGCTGGTGGTGAATAGCCAATTAAGATTTTTGAGTAGACAGGAAATGGGCTTTGACAAAGAAGCCGTACTATTCATTGCTACCCCATTTATGGAGTCATCTAGCCGGATTGATGTTTTAAAGGAGCGGTTACTTCAAAAATCCTATATAGCTGGAGTTTCGCAAAGTGATGCCTTGGTCTCCTCCAATAGTTATAATATCTCTGGTATCAACCTAGTGGTGGACACCACCAAAATGGAAATCGATATACAGACCAAGAATATTGATTCATCATTTGTGGCGGTAAATACACTGGAGTTGGTGGCAGGAGAAAACATGAATAACCAGGTAGATCATGTGTTGGTAAATGAGGCCTTGGTGAGGGAATTAGGACTTGAAAACCCGGAAGAAGTGTTGGGTTTGATGTTTAATTACAATGGTCAAAACAGAGTAATCAAGGGAGTGGTCAAAGATTTTCATGCGTTGAATCTGAGATCTAAAATAAGCCCCTTGGTCATGTTTTATATGCCTGAATATTCACCGATTATCAATGTCAAGTTAGAGAAAGGAACGGATATCAGTGTGGCAAAATCCGAAATGGACGAACTTTTTAAAGGGGTCTACCCATTGGAATCGTCTGAATTTAATTTTCTTGATGAGACGGTTGCAGAGTTTTATAAAGATGATCAAATGCTTAGAAATGTCATGGGCTTTGCATCCGGACTTGCTATTTTGATTTCATGCTTAGGCCTATTTGGGTTATCTTCTTTTACAATCGCCCAACGCACCAAAGAAATTGGGATCCGCAAGGTTTTAGGTGCGACCATCGCGCAAGTGTTAGTATTGATCAGTAAGGAATATGTATGGTTGATTGGAATTTCATTTGTGATGGCCTCAGGAATAGCCTGGTTCTTTTCAAGTGAATTTTTGAATACCTATGCCTTCAAGATTGGAATGCCATATGAGCTTTTTGCTTTATCTGGTTTATTCATCTTGAGTATTTGCTTACTGATTGTTGGGCTGCATGCTTACAACGCCACCCAAGCCAATCCTTCAGAAGTACTAAAGGATGAATAA